GTTTGCTCTCGCCGCCACTTAAGCCGCCCACAGCAAAGCCGCGCACCTGGCGCTCCATCAAAGCAGATACACATCGCTCTCTGAGAGGAATATCCAATCCTCCCTGGACAATGGGAAATAGCGATTGGTCATCGTTGCGGGCGTGAGCTGAGATACAACGGTCTACCCAGCGAATAGTGCGTTCCATAGCCTCCTCGACACGTGGCCCCGTTGTTGTGGTCTTCACGACATCGTCCAGCTGCATCATGATGTCCGCTCCAATGGCATTCTGAATTTGCATCGAATGCTCGGGCGTTAACATACATTCACTTTGATCAAAGGGCGAACGAAAGTTGACGCCACGCTCATCGATTTCCGCGAGCTGCAGCAGTGAGACCATCTGAAAGCCACCCGAATCCGTGAGTATTGCGCGTGGCCAGCCCATAAAATTGTGCAACCCTCCTGCTTTTTGTAGCGTCTCGATGCCCGGTCGAAGTCCCAAATGATAAGTGTTGCCGAGTAGGATTTGACAATCGAGCTCAATCAACTGATCGGGCAGTATGCCCTTGAGGGTGCCCTGCGTGCCCACGGGCATAAATACTGGAGTGCGCACCTCGCTGTGCCTGTCAAGAATTTTTCATATTAACCGAAATCATTTTTGTGAGGTGCTAAAATTTACCTCAAAGTCATGAGACCGGCGCGCGCTTTAGAAACGCTGCATTCGGCCACCACTTTGTAGGTGAGCGGTGGAATTTTGCTGGAACTCATTGGATTAATACTTGTCCACTTATTATATACGTTTAATAATCTTAAAGAACGAAAATATTACTAATAGATGCGTCAGCACGTGTGCGAAAAACGTAAACAACTTGCCGCACTTCAGTGTGACCACACTCGACAAGCAACAAAAGCGTGCATTCAATATAACAGCTGTAATCGCAGTGTAGCCCTGGCAGCCGTGATGCAGCTGTTGCAGAATGTGGCGCGCAAATTCAATACAATAAAGTATCAATTGCTTCTTCCACAGCAAATCGAAAAGtatctaaaattaaattaaaatgaaaaatttacttttatattacTACTTGTATTTAAGCTATTTTCATGATGGgcatgttttttaaataaacatatgtaAAATTGTGAGAGCTGAggtaaacaacaaacaatgcGTTTGCAATTACAAATCGAATAATTAAGGAAATgtacaattaataaataaacaacatttagGCGTTTTCATATCGAGACTTCATCATCTTCTTAATGTATGTTTTGTAGTCATCGCCTGGCGCCAATGTGCCACTCTTGTTGCCCAATCCAATGTTATTGGAGCGTGCTTCGGCCTAAAAGACAAGATAAGTCAGTGAATTGATTGGATATTGATTTTGAATTGTGTCTCTCACCTCGATAATTTGTGTGCGTCCTTGATTCTTGCGGCCCAGACCCTGACCCTCTGACCAGCCCATTTTCTGCAGCAATCGATTGCCAACATTGTTGGAGCTGATGGGCATAGCAGGCGCTGTTCCGCCGCCATCCTTCTGGCGTGTCTGCAGATTCTTGATCTCATGCTCGAAGCGCTCGCGACTGCGATTTGGTGGCGGCGGATCACCCTCGCCATACTTCAGGCGACGTTCCTTGGCTCGATCACGGTAGCTGTAAAGATTAAGCACAGCTGTTTATAGTATTCTTAATGTTTTAAAGTTACACTTACGATAGTCCTGCGGCCCCTGCATCATCATTGCTGACGCTCGCGGTGCTGCCCGCTACATTCAGCTTGGCTAGATTCTCCTTGTGCAGGTTCGACATCCTTAAATGCTTCTGCAGAATGTCATGAGATTGAAAGGCACGTTTGCACAGCAGACACGTTAGCTTCTGAAAGTCCACATAGTCCATTTCATCGACAGTACCGCCGccagctcctcctcctcctcctcctgctgctgctgccgcaacACTGCCGCTGTTATCCTCTTCGGAGTCGGAGCCACCGCCATAAGCATTCACCAGCTTGTTAATGGGCGTTGGTTGTGGCACATAATCACTGAGCTTGCCCCGCTCCTTCTTTTCAAGTATCGAGAATCCAACATCAGCATAGGCGCCGCCCGCTGCCGCACGAGATGTACTCGGTGCCTCGTTGCCTGGATCACCACGACCCGGCAGAATGGGCTGCGGTGTGGCCACCACAGTGTAGTCTTTTTTCTGATTCAATTGCTTTGCCCACTTCTCCATGTCCTTGACAATCTTCTTGGCCACCTTGACTTTGTcatgcttgttgctgttgtctttcTTATCCTTCTTATCCTCCTCCTTCTGTtccgcagcagctgccgccgccTCTTGTGCCAGCGTCTCCTGCAGCGCTGCCTGCGTTGATGCTGGCGTGGCCAGTATGTAGGTGCTGCGTCGTTGATCCCAATACAAATAGGCGCCTGTCTCGTTGTTGTAATAGTACTGCGAATGCGCATCGTAGTACAAGCCCGTGCTAGGATCATAGTAGTAGCCAGAGGTCTCGTCGTACTGGTAGCGACTTACATCGGGAGTGGCTAAGGGATGAAGAAATAAACATTAGTTTGCAGTTGATAACAATTGAATTACAACAGCTCACAAACATCATTCTTAACTCCAATAACTAACATGCaatctttttaaaattctacAATTACTCACGATAAGTCTTGCCATCATTCCCCCTGGGAGCAACCACAGTCTGTGCCGCAAAGCTTGCCTTAACAGCGGCTGCTGCCTGagctgcagctgaagctgctgctgtggctgtcgTTTCAATGCTGTTCATCTTTTTCTGCTTACGTTGAATGGCAGACAATGCGACCGCTGCACCCGAATTGGCCTCTGTTACCTGAGCTTCACCAGTTCCGCCGCCTCCAAGCTGACCTCCTTTCTTAATTTCGGCCACATAATAGTCGGTATAATACTGCACGTAATGTGCATGCTCCGCTGGCGTTGAGGCATACAATGAGGCGCTGTATTCGGCGAGGCGTGGCACATCAGCCAGCGTATATTCTCCACCAGCATCGGAGGGCGgcacagcagccaaagcaCCGTGCATGCTGTTTTGTCCTGTGGCATCTTGTGCATCCTTTGAGACCGCTTGATTGCTCTCCGCGTCATTGCAATAGCTGATGCACACTAGAAGtcaaataacaattatttagAGCTCATATTTAATTGCAGAATCAACTCACCATCGCGCTCATCAATACGCAGTGGCGTCTCTAGCGCAGTTAAAGCGTTGTGCACATCCATCGAGTCGACGAGCGTCTCGAACTCCAGATAACAAAAGCCGCGCGAGGTTTGTGTCAGCGCATCGCGACTTATGAGCACCTTGCTAATGGTTTTGGCCAGCTTGGGCAACACTTTCTGCAGGGCAGTGAGCACGCTCTCCTCGGTGGTAAGCGCATCCAGATTGCGCAGCATGATCTCTGCATTGGGAATGAATGGGAAGTGAGTTGTGGGAATGcgttgcaattaaaatttgttccATTTGATATAACGAAATTGTTGGCTTAGagaagttgttgtttttttgtatactttttgTAAGAATGGGGCTAACTTCATCGATGCCTTCGCCGCCACCGGTATAAATGCTCTCGCTCTCCGCACGCGATGCCATGCACATGAAACAGGAGAAGCGTCGCTTGAAGTTGTACACGCCACACTATAAAGTATTGAAAGAATTGTTTAATTAGGGAtctattacaattaaatacaGTACACAGACCTTAATGCAATGCCAGTCGGTGATGCGTTTGTGGCTATACTGCAGGAAGACGCGTTGATCGCCCAACTTCAGATTGCCCTgcgtaaaaaaaagaaaccaagaATAATCGACGATTAGTGACTGTTCTTTTGGGGTTTTCCACATGTTGCACAGAATACACAGTCACCGGATTGCTTCTGTGTCTGTTAACGCgatgtttttgctgttgctgttctcgttgttgttgttgtcgctgtttaGTTGGTGCTCcaatcaattgaaatgtttgccTCAAGTTCAGCAAACAACCTCATTAATAAActgc
This DNA window, taken from Drosophila nasuta strain 15112-1781.00 chromosome 2L, ASM2355853v1, whole genome shotgun sequence, encodes the following:
- the LOC132783582 gene encoding queuine tRNA-ribosyltransferase catalytic subunit, whose product is MSSSKIPPLTYKVVAECSVSKARAGLMTLRHSEVRTPVFMPVGTQGTLKGILPDQLIELDCQILLGNTYHLGLRPGIETLQKAGGLHNFMGWPRAILTDSGGFQMVSLLQLAEIDERGVNFRSPFDQSECMLTPEHSMQIQNAIGADIMMQLDDVVKTTTTGPRVEEAMERTIRWVDRCISAHARNDDQSLFPIVQGGLDIPLRERCVSALMERQVRGFAVGGLSGGESKHDFWRMVDVCTDHLPKEKPRYLMGVGFAADLVVCVALGIDMFDCVFPTRTARFGCALVDGGQLNLKQQKYKNDMTPIDVDCGCNTCKRYTRSYLHHIATNENVSCSLLSIHNVAFQLRLMNSMREAIQRDEFPQFVRDFMARHFVGEPIPTWIREALAAVNIELPEDAVHQTEEQEKRTEKSR
- the LOC132798261 gene encoding RNA-binding protein 5-like isoform X1, producing MNSGARNMDSHSRYGRSFSGGGNNAGGSGGGGGNNSGNQYRRQYSRSRSRSRERSREQAGYRRRNSRSRSRERSSQHHYRNAGSADKDLYRDLINDDYNEERGGSSYISNYNNSSRSNNNYHHRRDDSSERDRDRERDRERDRDRDRERDRERDRDRDQRWKHYDREPRERNSDFDRGSERSRDYRSHNNGNGNNALVSTNRDRDRRYSSDEESYDSDESDDSQYRRNNVRTSNEALNQIIIFGLKKHITEADIMGALIQVNMEPSSIRLIRKRPTGASRGFAFVEFNTVEEATRWMELTQGNLKLGDQRVFLQYSHKRITDWHCIKCGVYNFKRRFSCFMCMASRAESESIYTGGGEGIDEVSPILTKKIMLRNLDALTTEESVLTALQKVLPKLAKTISKVLISRDALTQTSRGFCYLEFETLVDSMDVHNALTALETPLRIDERDVCISYCNDAESNQAVSKDAQDATGQNSMHGALAAVPPSDAGGEYTLADVPRLAEYSASLYASTPAEHAHYVQYYTDYYVAEIKKGGQLGGGGTGEAQVTEANSGAAVALSAIQRKQKKMNSIETTATAAASAAAQAAAAVKASFAAQTVVAPRGNDGKTYPTPDVSRYQYDETSGYYYDPSTGLYYDAHSQYYYNNETGAYLYWDQRRSTYILATPASTQAALQETLAQEAAAAAAEQKEEDKKDKKDNSNKHDKVKVAKKIVKDMEKWAKQLNQKKDYTVVATPQPILPGRGDPGNEAPSTSRAAAGGAYADVGFSILEKKERGKLSDYVPQPTPINKLVNAYGGGSDSEEDNSGSVAAAAAGGGGGGAGGGTVDEMDYVDFQKLTCLLCKRAFQSHDILQKHLRMSNLHKENLAKLNVAGSTASVSNDDAGAAGLSYRDRAKERRLKYGEGDPPPPNRSRERFEHEIKNLQTRQKDGGGTAPAMPISSNNVGNRLLQKMGWSEGQGLGRKNQGRTQIIEAEARSNNIGLGNKSGTLAPGDDYKTYIKKMMKSRYENA
- the LOC132798261 gene encoding RNA-binding protein 5-like isoform X2, with the translated sequence MSARNMDSHSRYGRSFSGGGNNAGGSGGGGGNNSGNQYRRQYSRSRSRSRERSREQAGYRRRNSRSRSRERSSQHHYRNAGSADKDLYRDLINDDYNEERGGSSYISNYNNSSRSNNNYHHRRDDSSERDRDRERDRERDRDRDRERDRERDRDRDQRWKHYDREPRERNSDFDRGSERSRDYRSHNNGNGNNALVSTNRDRDRRYSSDEESYDSDESDDSQYRRNNVRTSNEALNQIIIFGLKKHITEADIMGALIQVNMEPSSIRLIRKRPTGASRGFAFVEFNTVEEATRWMELTQGNLKLGDQRVFLQYSHKRITDWHCIKCGVYNFKRRFSCFMCMASRAESESIYTGGGEGIDEVSPILTKKIMLRNLDALTTEESVLTALQKVLPKLAKTISKVLISRDALTQTSRGFCYLEFETLVDSMDVHNALTALETPLRIDERDVCISYCNDAESNQAVSKDAQDATGQNSMHGALAAVPPSDAGGEYTLADVPRLAEYSASLYASTPAEHAHYVQYYTDYYVAEIKKGGQLGGGGTGEAQVTEANSGAAVALSAIQRKQKKMNSIETTATAAASAAAQAAAAVKASFAAQTVVAPRGNDGKTYPTPDVSRYQYDETSGYYYDPSTGLYYDAHSQYYYNNETGAYLYWDQRRSTYILATPASTQAALQETLAQEAAAAAAEQKEEDKKDKKDNSNKHDKVKVAKKIVKDMEKWAKQLNQKKDYTVVATPQPILPGRGDPGNEAPSTSRAAAGGAYADVGFSILEKKERGKLSDYVPQPTPINKLVNAYGGGSDSEEDNSGSVAAAAAGGGGGGAGGGTVDEMDYVDFQKLTCLLCKRAFQSHDILQKHLRMSNLHKENLAKLNVAGSTASVSNDDAGAAGLSYRDRAKERRLKYGEGDPPPPNRSRERFEHEIKNLQTRQKDGGGTAPAMPISSNNVGNRLLQKMGWSEGQGLGRKNQGRTQIIEAEARSNNIGLGNKSGTLAPGDDYKTYIKKMMKSRYENA